The window CGGGCCCTGGTTTGCTCGATCTGGTAGGTCGTGTCATAGCCGTTAAACAGATTCTGGGTGAGCGAGAGTTCGAGCCTGGTGCTGTCGTAGTCGACAGACTGGTTGCCGGTGGAGGGGGAATCGGTGTCATAAAATCCGGCGGAAGCGTTCAGATCAACACTGGGTCGCCAGCCACTTTCGGCGATATTACGGTCGCTGATAACCTGGCGGTAGACGTAGATCTTTTCTTTTACTTCCGGATGGGCACTGATCGCGTCAACAACCATAGCCTGCATATCGAGAGCTTTTGCAGGTACTGCCAGGCTCAGCAAAAGGATGAGACCTGTCAGCGCTGTCTTCGAACCTGGATCTCGGACTGTAAATGTGTTCATAGGGATACCGAAAATGGAAATACGAATTTCATCTCGGCGAACACCGAAATGCAAATTCCAAGCATAGCTCCGGGTACAGCCTTACGGGAAGATCTGGCTAACACAATGGATAGTTTCGACCTCTAGTGTAAGGGTATTTATAATTAAAATTAAGTATATCGCTTAAGTTGTTGAAGATAATAGTCTATTTTGGCTTGTATTCAACCCGAAAATAGCCTCCGGCACGGCAGTTCAGAGGGCTTCTGTGACCTATTTAATCTTTCTGATTCGGGCCGGAGGTCCGATGTCAGTTTTATGCGTAGAGGACATAACCCAATGCAATGGAGGCAGCTATTCCAAGGGCGATGATGATCCAGTCCGATGAAGTGTATGATTTTTGAATCTTCGGGGAATCCGAACCCTGTAAAGCGGTGAAGTTCTTTAAATCCGATTCATCGATCTTGCCCCGGTTTTCAAGTCGCTTCAGCAACTGAGCTCGAATCTCTACGTACTGTTCCCTGGATATCAAGTCGTTTGCGTAAGTTTTGGCGAGCAAACGCAAAGGGGAGGTTTGCTGATTCATCAATTTTGAAACTGTGCGTTTATTTGCTTGTTCAGGCTCTGCAAACGAGTATCTTCCGGGAATAGTTTCAGACCGGTGATAATGTAGTTTGACGCTTCATTGTACTTGCGCTTTGCAATCAGTTTTTCAGATTCGGAAAGATAAAGATCGGATAGCGCCTTGTCCTTGAGCAGATAGTGTTTTGGATCAACGCGTTTAATAAGTGGAATAACGGTGGTTAAATCCTCTCCGTTAGGCGTTTTAACCAGCTTTTTGGCATTGAAATAGCGTTTGTACAGTGAGATCAGGCTGTTCATCAGGCGATCACGCTGTTCCTTGACCTGGTCTTCGATCGTAGACAGGGCAACAGAATCGGGATAGTGCTGCTTCGCCTGCGCCAGCAGATTTTGAGCTTGCGGGTAATCGTATAGACCTTCATTGGGTCGAAACACCGAGCGGATGCGATCCCGGTAAAATGTGATTATTTCCCGTCGCAGTCCAACCGAGATGATCTTCTGCTGTTCCGGGTTAAGTTGATCCAGCGACCAGATCGTCTCGATCATCAGTGCCTTGTCACCATCCTTGATTAACTTGATCTTGTCGTATAGCTGCTGCTCGGCCTGGAACTCGAGAAAGGGCTTGTAACCTATTCCGGCCCCGATAACTCCCACAAACAGGGCTACCAATAAAATAGTCTTGCTATGCGATTTCCGCAGGCGCATGCCCTCGGCGAATTTCTCTACATTACTGATTCTATCTTCACGAGCCGTCGTTAATGCTTTCATCAACGTTTTTTGCTGACGACGGTTTAATCCCTTGATTGGCTTGGGTTTTATTCCCAGCTCTTTAATTTTGGGCGACGCGACCTTGTTATAGGGATGCTTGCCCCCAGCGAGCAGCTGGTAGGCGACACAGGCAAGACCGTAAATATCGTCTCTCGGATCGGGATTCATACCGGCAAACATTTCCGGGGTTGCATAGGCTGGCGTGACTGCGCTGAGCTTGGCCGGATCAAACATCGTATTTTCTCGTTCCTCGTCCGTTTGCGTGCTTGCCCGGGCGATGCCGAAATCGAGGAGTTTGACGTGGCCGTCACTTAACAGGAAGCAATTACCCGGCTTGAAATCAGAGTGAATCAGCTTTTTCTCATGCGCATAGGCCAGGCCGCTGCAAAGCTCTTCGATAATGTGCAGCGCATGGTCAAGTTTGAGCGGTTTTTTATTTATTTCCTTGATCAGCTGGTTCAGGGGTTTTCCCTGCAGGTATTCCATGGTCATGAAAACGGTATTGCCGTCGCGGTCAAAATCATAGACCGTTGCGATATTCGGGTGTGCCAGGCGTTGCGCTTTACTGGCCTCGCGCTGCAATGCAATGAACGATCCGGAATATTTTTTGAACGCATCGGTCAGTACCTTGATCGCGACGTAAGGGTCTTTATCCTGGGCCTCGACTTTGAGTAAATCCTTGGCCTTGAAAACCACGCCCATACCGCCCTGGCCAAGCTTTTCCAGCAGCACAAACCGGTCTTTCAGGGTTACGCCCGGCCCGAGATTTTCGTACTGTGCCGTTTTTGCTGGGTTCTCAACGATCTTTGGACTCATCGGAGATTCATCTTCGCCCATGCTGATCGAAGGTTCCGAAATTTCGATTTCCTTGCTATTACCACCGGCGCTAACCCTGACGATAACGGTCTTGTCGCCAGCTTCTCCATCATCGCCCCCGGCGGACAATTCCGAAATATCGGTCAGATGCATCGTTTTGTCTTCCGCAAAGTAGGAAATATCGGTTTCCTGGCTGTTTTTCAGCGTCGAATTGATATTTATCTTGGAGATTATGTGGGAGATCTGGGTGAATCCGTTGGAATCGATTTTATCACTGGTATAAAGGGACTGCAGATAGCTCTGGGCTTCTGTATGGCCGTGTGGCACGGCGTCGAATATGCTCGCCAGACCCTGTTCCAGGTCTTTCATATCCAAAGTACCTGCAATGTAGTCATTTATCAGCGATTCGCAGACTTCAGACATCAGTTAACCTTTTGTTGCGTTTTCAAAGTAATAATCGAGGTATTATCGGTCCCACCGGCATCCAGCGAGGCGGCCAGTAATGACTGCGAGAGTTCGGTCATATTCTCCGGATTAGACTCGATTATGGGTGTTATTTTGGTTTCTTCCAGATCTTTATAGAGCCCGTCGGAACAAATGATGTAAATATCGTCCTGCTCGACTTCGAAGTACTCGAAATCCAGGCATAGATTATCGTCGATTCCCACTGCTTTCAGCACGACGTTCGCTGCCGGGTGCTCCTCGGCTTCTCGCGCCTCGATTTTTCCCATTCTGACCAGTTCCTCGACATAACTGTGGTCTTCAGTCAAGCGTTCCAGCTTCCCGTCCCTGTAGCGATAAAGGCGACTGTCCCCTGCCCAGAAGGTGAACAAAAGGTTATGCCAGATATAGACGCATATGATGGTACTGCCGATCGTTGCGCTACGCCCAAGTTTAAAGGACTTTTTCCTGATAATTGAATTGGAGTTTAGTATATTTTCCTCGAGCAATAAAATACTGTCATCCAGTGAAGCATGCTGTTTGAACAAGCTCAGATTGTTGGTAATCGTCTGGCTTGCGAAATCACCTGCATGATGGCCCCCCATACCGTCGGCAACGATCCAGACGTTTTCGTCTGCATGTACCAGTATCGAGTCTTCATTTTTGTCTCGGACGTGCCCGGTATCGGTTACGCCGTTGCTAGAAATTTGGAAACTGATTGGGGATAGCTGATCGTTATGTGCTATGTAGCGTGACAACGCAACTCCTTAAAACTCAGGGATTATCGACGGTAACAACTATAATAGTAAATTAATGGCAAATTGGTATGTTTTACCGGGGAAAGTGCATAACTTGATTGAGATCAGTTCCAGGCACTCGAAAAACCTTATTCTATCATTACTTTTATCGTAAATTTTCTTCGGGGATATTTCATATGAAAAAAATAATTGGGCTGGGATTCGGGCTTCTATTGTTTGTATCAAATGTAAACGCACTGGATTTTGGTGTCGGAGTTAAAGCGGGAACGGTAGGCGCCGGAATCGACCTCAGCGCTGCGGTGACAAAAACCGTAAATGTACGTCTCAGTTTGACCAGTGTTGATCTCGAAGGTGAGGATGAAACCATTACCGTTGGCGATACCGTCGAGGGCGATATTGACGCCGAACTGGATCTTGACTTTGGCGCGAATGCGTTACTGGTTGACTGGTTCATTTTCAATGGGGGTTTCCACCTGACCGGGGGCATGTTGAGGCATTCCGGTGAAGCCGATCTAACAGGTACGCTTCTAAGTACAGCCACGTTTGATGGCGGGACTATTAGCCCAGGTGATCTGGTCGGTGGCGAGATTAACGGTGAGCTCAAACTTGCAGATTCTTATCAGCCTTATATTGGTATAGGTTGGGGGCGCAAAGCCGGTAAAGGTGGCGGGGTGTCGTTTACAGTCGATTTTGGAATTGTTCTGCTTGATCCTTCGGTGGAACTCGAAGCCACGGCGGATCCAGGTGGTGCATTGACCCAGGCGGAGGTGAATGCCCGACTTCTTGAGATGGAAGGCGATGCTGAAGATGAACTGGACGACTTTGAAGCCTGGCCGATATTGTCTGCCGGTGTGAATTATGCGTTCTGATCGGATTTAAATTTGGTATCATGCAAAGCAGCCGACAAGCGGCTGCTTTTTTTTTGGGGTGGTTTAATTGGCAAGACTAGTAAATTGCGTAGTACTCGGTGAGGAAGCGCCCGGGCTCGAAAGGGTGCCGTATCCAGGTGAACTCGGGCAGCGTATCTATGATAACGTTTCCGCCGAGGGCTGGAATAAATGGATCGAACGCCAAACCATGATCATTAACGAGAATGGACTTTCGACGATCGACCCGGCAAGCCTGGCGATTCTCGAACAGCACATGCTGGGATTTATTTTCAAGGAAGGTGACCTCGGGCAACAGCCAGAGGGTTTTCGCGCACCTGGTGCGAAGAAGTAAGTCAGACCGCCAGGTTTTCCAGCTCCCACATGGGTTGAGTAACGAAGCGCAACTCGGCGTGAGCATTTTTCAACGCGGTGTAAGTCTGTTCGAAGTCAGGTGCCTGCGCAAAGATAAAACCCAGGTAGCTTGAACCCTCGGGCAAGGGGATCAGTTCATAACCCGGATTAATATGGATTTCGATATCCCGGATATAGTCGATCTGCTGGGCTTGCGTTAATCCTTCCACGCGTTTCAGAATTCCCGAGTCGTTTATCGGGATCATTAACACCCCGGCGGATTCAACCGCCTTATTGGCTCGCGGTGCAATACCGCACATGCCCATGATGATCAGTTCCTCGAGTTTTTGTTGCAATGAGAACTCAACCAGTTGACCGCATTGGCCGCCGATGGTACGCGCAGCCAGTTCCAGCAGGACGGCGCCGGCGCCCGACAGGCGTGCCTCGGCATGCACCGGCCCATGCGAAAGCCCGTAGGCGGCACAACAGCGCGTAACCTCGTCGATTAAGACCGTTTCCTGCTGATCGTCGAGTCGACTTGGCGTTACGTAATAAGTCTCTTCAAAATAAGGGCCAATGAGAGGCTCGGGTTTATCAAAGATGGCAAGCAATTTGAATTTGCCATCAATCACGAAACCTTCGACGGCGTACTCGGGGCCGTTTATATAGGATTCAACCAGTAAGTTTTCACGCGCGAATCCCTGCTGACCCGCAGCTTCCAGTATGGCATCGATACGTCGCACTGCAACCCGGAATTCTGAATCATCGTTGGCGCGTATGACACCACGACTCGCAGCGAGTGCCAGTGGCTTGATGACGACGGGATATTCGACTGACAGGGAGACGCGGTCAATTTCGACGATGTTTACCACCTGGTACTCGGGGGTGTTACATCCGGCTCCTGATAAGGCTTCACGCGCCAGGTCTTTTCGTTTGGTTAGCAGTGCCGCACGAGCGCTGTTCTGCGGCAGGTCGAGATATTCGGCGACATTGCTGCAGATCTCGACACAGCTATCATCGGTGGCCAGTACGCAGGCGACGTCAATTGTTTTCAATGCCGCCATAATATCCTTAGATGCCTGCTTGGGGTCATCAAAATCGACCGTAATTCCCCGCGCGATCTCGGGCACCAGCGAATGTTCACTGTTGGATACCACCATGATGGGCATGCCAAGATTTTGCGCGGCCCGGGTATAAGCAGCGACTCGATAACTGGCCGCAGGCGCGACTAAAAGAACAAAGCCTGGTTCGGGGCCAGGCTTTGAATGGATTTGTTTCATGTTTATCAGTGCTTAGCCGTAGCCGCCACCGCCAGCCGCGCCACAACCACCGCAAACTCCGGAACCGCCGGTTTCCGCAAATACGTTGTTGAAAACGAATCGCTCGCGGCCAACTTCCTGGACGTAATCAATCTGGGCGCCCTTGAGATAATTCAGCGCGACGACGTCTACGAGTACCTTGAATCCGTCGAACTGCAAGGTGGTATCAAAATCACTTTGCTCGTCGGTAAAGGTCATGCCGTATGACATGCCACCACAGCCACCACCGCTGATATAAATTCGAATCGCCGAGACGTCCTCGTCGGTCTGGGAGATGATTTCGTGCAACTTATCCTGTGCGGCCTGGGTGACCTCGAGGTCACTGACCGTCAGGCTGGGCTGAAAAACACCAGAGCCACCACTAGCAGCCGGCTTGGCTTTCTGCGGTGGCCTATAGATCCCTACATTTTCCATGAACATTTACCTGCTTGCTTGATCGTCGGAATTATACACATGAAAACTGAAGTTCGACACGTTTTTACGCAAACGTGATTTAGCGTCGATGCTCGACGATATATAGGTCTCAAGGGCCGAAATACAAGGTCTGATGCCGCTATAACCTGCCTTTCTGTCGTGATTTTTAGTGATACTTGCGGGACTTTTTCGTATTATCGCCTTCTTTTTCTCTCGAGGAATACCCGATGTTCTCAAAATCCATGAATATTGCCGATTTCGATCCGGATCTATGGGCGTCAATGCAGGCCGAAGAAAAGCGCCAGGAAGATCATATCGAATTGATCGCGTCGGAAAACTATACCAGTCCGCGGGTCATGCAGGCCCAGGGGTCGGTATTGACCAATAAGTATGCCGAGGGCTATCCGTCCAAGCGCTACTACGGTGGCTGCGAGTTCGTTGACGTGGCTGAAGCGCTGGCCCTCGAAAGAGTCAAGAAACTTTTTGATGCCGACTATGCCAATGTTCAGCCGCACTCAGGATCGCAGGCCAATGCGGCCGTGTATTTTGCGTTGCTGAATGCCGGTGACACGATACTGGGAATGAGTCTGTCTGATGGTGGGCACCTGACCCATGGCGCCAAGGTTAACTTCTCCGGCAAATTGTTCAACGCCGTTCAGTACGGTCTGAACAACGCAACGGGTGAAATTGATTATGACCAGGTCGAAGCTTTGGCGCAGGAACACAAGCCGAAGATGATTATCGCGGGTTTTTCGGCTTACTCCCGGGTTGTGGACTGGCAGCGTTTTCGGGATATTGCGGATTCGGTTGGCGCATACCTGTTCGTCGACATGGCACATGTTGCCGGCCTGGTCGCGGCCGGAGTTTACCCGAGTCCGGTTCAAATTGCCGACGTCTGTACCAGCACCACGCATAAAACACTGCGTGGGCCGCGCGGTGGAATCATTCTCGCCAGGGCCAACGAGGAAATCGAAAAGAAATTGAATTCAATGGTTTTCCCGGGCACCCAGGGCGGTCCGCTGATGCATGTCATCGCGGCCAAGGCGGTCGCTTTCAAGGAAGCCATGAGCGATGATTTCGTCGAATATCAAAAGCAGGTCGTGGTGAATGCCAACGCGATGGCCGAGGAGTTTGTCAAGCGCGGCTTCGACGTGGTTTCAGGGGGTACTGACAATCACCTGTTCCTGCTGTCGTTGATCAACAAGGGCTTGACCGGCAAAGATGCTGACGCGGCATTGAGCAAGGCGCACATCACCGTTAACAAAAACTCGGTGCCCAACGATCCGCAATCGCCGTTTGTTACCTCGGGTCTGCGTATCGGTTCGCCGGCGATTACCACGCGTGGCTTCAACGAGCAGGATTCCCGGGACCTGGCGAATTGGATCAGCGACGTGCTCGAAGATATGGATAACGAAGACCTGATAGCGACAGTTCGCACCAAGGTCACCGAAATCTGTGCGCGCCTGCCGGTTTACAGGAATTGATCCGCTAAGCGATGAAATGTCCTTTCTGCGGCACGCCTGACACCCGCGTGGTCGATTCCCGCCTGGCGTCGGAATCTACCCAGGTGCGCCGCAGGCGGGAGTGCGTTTCCTGCGAAACCCGATTCACGACCTATGAATCACCCTTGCTGAACATGCCGATGGTGATTAAAAACGATGGCAGTCGTGACACCTTTGACGAAGTCAGGTTGCGCAGTGGCATGTTGCGCGCACTCGAAAAACGCCCCGTTTCAGCAGAACAGATCGAGGATGCGATAAACCATATCAAGCGCCAGCTGGTGGGTCTCGAGGCACGCGAGATCTCGTCGCGGGAGATCGGCGAGATGGTGATGCGCGAATTGCAGCGGCTAGACCAGGTCGCTTATATCCGGTTCGCATCGGTCTACCTGAGTTTCGAAGACATACAGGCATTCGAAGAAGCCATCGAGGCGCTTGCGGCCGAGCCTACCCCGGAAATGCACCGCAGACAGGTTCCACTCATTGATGAGGATGACTGACGGTGGCTGTGCAGTCTCACCACTACTGGATGGCGGAAGCCTTGCGCCAGGCA is drawn from Gammaproteobacteria bacterium and contains these coding sequences:
- a CDS encoding serine/threonine protein kinase, producing MSEVCESLINDYIAGTLDMKDLEQGLASIFDAVPHGHTEAQSYLQSLYTSDKIDSNGFTQISHIISKININSTLKNSQETDISYFAEDKTMHLTDISELSAGGDDGEAGDKTVIVRVSAGGNSKEIEISEPSISMGEDESPMSPKIVENPAKTAQYENLGPGVTLKDRFVLLEKLGQGGMGVVFKAKDLLKVEAQDKDPYVAIKVLTDAFKKYSGSFIALQREASKAQRLAHPNIATVYDFDRDGNTVFMTMEYLQGKPLNQLIKEINKKPLKLDHALHIIEELCSGLAYAHEKKLIHSDFKPGNCFLLSDGHVKLLDFGIARASTQTDEERENTMFDPAKLSAVTPAYATPEMFAGMNPDPRDDIYGLACVAYQLLAGGKHPYNKVASPKIKELGIKPKPIKGLNRRQQKTLMKALTTAREDRISNVEKFAEGMRLRKSHSKTILLVALFVGVIGAGIGYKPFLEFQAEQQLYDKIKLIKDGDKALMIETIWSLDQLNPEQQKIISVGLRREIITFYRDRIRSVFRPNEGLYDYPQAQNLLAQAKQHYPDSVALSTIEDQVKEQRDRLMNSLISLYKRYFNAKKLVKTPNGEDLTTVIPLIKRVDPKHYLLKDKALSDLYLSESEKLIAKRKYNEASNYIITGLKLFPEDTRLQSLNKQINAQFQN
- a CDS encoding protein phosphatase 2C domain-containing protein, whose translation is MSRYIAHNDQLSPISFQISSNGVTDTGHVRDKNEDSILVHADENVWIVADGMGGHHAGDFASQTITNNLSLFKQHASLDDSILLLEENILNSNSIIRKKSFKLGRSATIGSTIICVYIWHNLLFTFWAGDSRLYRYRDGKLERLTEDHSYVEELVRMGKIEAREAEEHPAANVVLKAVGIDDNLCLDFEYFEVEQDDIYIICSDGLYKDLEETKITPIIESNPENMTELSQSLLAASLDAGGTDNTSIITLKTQQKVN
- a CDS encoding oxidative damage protection protein; the encoded protein is MARLVNCVVLGEEAPGLERVPYPGELGQRIYDNVSAEGWNKWIERQTMIINENGLSTIDPASLAILEQHMLGFIFKEGDLGQQPEGFRAPGAKK
- a CDS encoding ATP-grasp domain-containing protein encodes the protein MKQIHSKPGPEPGFVLLVAPAASYRVAAYTRAAQNLGMPIMVVSNSEHSLVPEIARGITVDFDDPKQASKDIMAALKTIDVACVLATDDSCVEICSNVAEYLDLPQNSARAALLTKRKDLAREALSGAGCNTPEYQVVNIVEIDRVSLSVEYPVVIKPLALAASRGVIRANDDSEFRVAVRRIDAILEAAGQQGFARENLLVESYINGPEYAVEGFVIDGKFKLLAIFDKPEPLIGPYFEETYYVTPSRLDDQQETVLIDEVTRCCAAYGLSHGPVHAEARLSGAGAVLLELAARTIGGQCGQLVEFSLQQKLEELIIMGMCGIAPRANKAVESAGVLMIPINDSGILKRVEGLTQAQQIDYIRDIEIHINPGYELIPLPEGSSYLGFIFAQAPDFEQTYTALKNAHAELRFVTQPMWELENLAV
- a CDS encoding iron-sulfur cluster assembly accessory protein, whose product is MENVGIYRPPQKAKPAASGGSGVFQPSLTVSDLEVTQAAQDKLHEIISQTDEDVSAIRIYISGGGCGGMSYGMTFTDEQSDFDTTLQFDGFKVLVDVVALNYLKGAQIDYVQEVGRERFVFNNVFAETGGSGVCGGCGAAGGGGYG
- a CDS encoding serine hydroxymethyltransferase; translation: MFSKSMNIADFDPDLWASMQAEEKRQEDHIELIASENYTSPRVMQAQGSVLTNKYAEGYPSKRYYGGCEFVDVAEALALERVKKLFDADYANVQPHSGSQANAAVYFALLNAGDTILGMSLSDGGHLTHGAKVNFSGKLFNAVQYGLNNATGEIDYDQVEALAQEHKPKMIIAGFSAYSRVVDWQRFRDIADSVGAYLFVDMAHVAGLVAAGVYPSPVQIADVCTSTTHKTLRGPRGGIILARANEEIEKKLNSMVFPGTQGGPLMHVIAAKAVAFKEAMSDDFVEYQKQVVVNANAMAEEFVKRGFDVVSGGTDNHLFLLSLINKGLTGKDADAALSKAHITVNKNSVPNDPQSPFVTSGLRIGSPAITTRGFNEQDSRDLANWISDVLEDMDNEDLIATVRTKVTEICARLPVYRN
- the nrdR gene encoding transcriptional regulator NrdR; translation: MKCPFCGTPDTRVVDSRLASESTQVRRRRECVSCETRFTTYESPLLNMPMVIKNDGSRDTFDEVRLRSGMLRALEKRPVSAEQIEDAINHIKRQLVGLEAREISSREIGEMVMRELQRLDQVAYIRFASVYLSFEDIQAFEEAIEALAAEPTPEMHRRQVPLIDEDD